In the genome of Bosea sp. ANAM02, the window CCTGCACGGCGCCATGGTCGCGCATGGCTATGACGATTGCGAGGGCGACATCATCGAGCATGTCCGCGCCCTCGTCGGCCCTTCCGTGCCGATCGGCGTCGAGCTCGACCCGCATTGCCACCTGACCGAGAAGCGCGTGCGCCTCGCCGATGCGGTCATCCTCTACAAGGAATACCCGCATGTCGACTTCGTCGAGCGGGCCGAGGAACTGGTCGACATCATCCTCCGGACGATCCGGGGCGAGATCAAGCCGGTGATGTCGCTCTACGATTGCCGGATGATCGAGCTGGTGCCGACGACGCGCGAGCCCGGCCGCTCCTTCGTCGACCGGATGAGCGCGCTCGAAGGCAAGGACGGCATTCTTTCGGTCTCGCTGGCGCATGGCTTCCAGCAGGGCGACGTTCCGGAGATCGGCACCCGCGTCCTCGTCATCACCGACAACGACAAGGCGAAGGGCGACGCGCTGGCTGCAAAGCTTGGCGAGGAGTTCCGCTCGCTCAAGGGGCAGTTCGCCCCGCCCGTGACGCCGCTCGACGAAGCCCTCGACCGCGCGCTCGGCGGCGCCGCCAACGGCCCCCGCGTCATCGCGGATTCGACCGACAATGCCGGCGGCGGCGCGGCCTCCGACAACACCAACATCATCCACCGCCTGCGCGAGCGCGGCATTTCCGACGCGGCGGTCGGCCCGGTCTGGGACCCGGTCGCGGTCGCATTCTGCCTGACGGCCGGGGTCGGCGCGACCATCCCGCTGCGCTTCGGCGGCAAGGCGGCCGCGACCTCGGGCACGCCGGTCGATGGCGAGGTCACCGTGCTCGGTGCGATCCGCGGGGGCACGCAGAGCTTCGGCACCGCCAAGGTGCCGATCGGCGACGCGGTCGGCATCCGCATCGACGGCATCGACGTCGCGCTGCTCTCGCACCGCACGCAGGCGCTGGGCCTGGAGATCTTCACCAGCGTCGGCATCGACCCGACGCAGAAGCGCATCGTCAGCGTGAAGTCGACCAACCATTTCCATGCGGCCTACGGCCCGATCGCCAGCGAGGTGATCTACACCGACGGCGGCGGCCCCTCGCATCTCGACGTGCGCAAATATCCCTATCGCAAGATCAACCGGCCGCTCTGGCCGCATGATCCGCTCCCGCCCGGCCGGCTCGTCGTCTGAGGCCGCTCGAAACGGAAGGAACGAGAGACGAGAAGCATGACCCGACGAGGGCCAGACGAGGCGAATGCCCGCGGCCTTCCAAATGCAACGGAGGAGAACCAGATGAAAACGACACGCCGAGGTTTCGTTCAGGGCGGATTGGCAACCGGGGCGCTCGTCGCCGCGCCGGCCACGATCCGCGCGCAGACCACCCCTTCCGCCGCCCGCACCATCCGCGCCGTGCTGCACGGCGATCTTCGCGTCTTCGATCCGATCTGGACGACCGCGAACATGACCTCCTACCACGCGGGCATGGTCTACGACACGCTGTTCGGCGTGAACGACAAATACGAACCGCAGCCGCAGATGATCTCGAAATGGTCGCTCTCGGACGATCGCAAGACCTATAATTTCGAGCTGCGCGACGGCCTGCGCTTCAGCGACGGCACGCCCGTCACGGCCAAGGACTGCGTCGCCTCGATCCGGCGCTGGGGCGCCCGCGACGGCGGCGGCCAGCACATGATGGCGCGTCTCGCCGACACGCCGGTCAAGGACGACAAGACCTTCCAGATCGTGATGAAGGAGCCCTACGGGCTCGTGGTCGAGTGGCTCGCCAAGGCCGCGACCA includes:
- a CDS encoding M81 family metallopeptidase, translated to MRLFAASLATETNTFSPIPTSRANFEASAYFPAGQHPDRATHTTAPLYVARQHAKSEGFELIEGSCFWAEPSGTCAKADYEEMRDEILTQLKAALPVDGVLLGLHGAMVAHGYDDCEGDIIEHVRALVGPSVPIGVELDPHCHLTEKRVRLADAVILYKEYPHVDFVERAEELVDIILRTIRGEIKPVMSLYDCRMIELVPTTREPGRSFVDRMSALEGKDGILSVSLAHGFQQGDVPEIGTRVLVITDNDKAKGDALAAKLGEEFRSLKGQFAPPVTPLDEALDRALGGAANGPRVIADSTDNAGGGAASDNTNIIHRLRERGISDAAVGPVWDPVAVAFCLTAGVGATIPLRFGGKAAATSGTPVDGEVTVLGAIRGGTQSFGTAKVPIGDAVGIRIDGIDVALLSHRTQALGLEIFTSVGIDPTQKRIVSVKSTNHFHAAYGPIASEVIYTDGGGPSHLDVRKYPYRKINRPLWPHDPLPPGRLVV